A DNA window from Nitrospira sp. contains the following coding sequences:
- a CDS encoding 1-acyl-sn-glycerol-3-phosphate acyltransferase (MaGe:77310928): protein MSGWVYGILWGLVRVSAALLFRYRVEGTLPKTGGVLVAANHASYVDIPLLGCGMTRRAWYLGRNDLFPVPVLNGILQRLGWIPLRPGRLDREAFGKAVSLIQAGKVVVIFPEGGRSHDGHLRQPKSGIGVIVSQTGCPVVPAYLKGTFDVLPTGAKWLRFRQVTVKLGDPLTFESGHSKEQDKGDAKRFYQQVSRTVMTHIAALGNVPPPMAGHEGERATSEPPTTGARKAE, encoded by the coding sequence GTGAGCGGATGGGTTTACGGGATTCTGTGGGGATTGGTGCGCGTCTCCGCAGCGTTGTTGTTTCGGTACCGGGTCGAAGGAACGCTGCCCAAGACCGGGGGCGTGCTGGTGGCGGCCAATCACGCCAGCTATGTGGATATTCCGCTCTTGGGATGCGGAATGACGCGGCGGGCCTGGTATCTCGGGCGTAACGACTTGTTTCCCGTGCCGGTGTTGAACGGGATATTGCAGCGGTTGGGCTGGATCCCTCTCCGGCCGGGCCGGTTAGACCGGGAGGCTTTTGGGAAAGCGGTCAGCCTGATTCAGGCCGGCAAGGTGGTTGTGATTTTCCCGGAAGGCGGACGTAGTCACGATGGCCATTTGCGGCAGCCGAAATCCGGCATTGGTGTCATTGTGTCGCAGACCGGCTGTCCAGTGGTGCCGGCCTATCTGAAAGGCACGTTCGATGTGCTGCCGACCGGAGCTAAATGGCTAAGGTTTCGGCAGGTGACAGTGAAGCTGGGAGATCCGCTGACGTTCGAGAGCGGTCATTCCAAAGAGCAGGATAAGGGAGATGCCAAACGGTTTTATCAACAGGTCAGCCGCACGGTAATGACGCATATCGCTGCCCTCGGAAATGTGCCGCCTCCCATGGCGGGACATGAAGGCGAGCGAGCGACATCTGAGCCGCCGACCACCGGAGCTCGCAAGGC